The Kribbella shirazensis genomic interval TCACCGGCGCCGGCTGGACGGACCTGAACAACGCCAAGTCCAGCCTCAAGGTCAACGGCCTGCGCCTGGACTTCGCCGGCACCGACGACCCGCACATCAGGCGCGACCGGTACGACGAGGTGGCCGGCGAGATCGACCCGGCGGCCGACCTGTCGATCGGCGTCACGCACGCGCCGTACCAGCGGGTGCTGAACGGGTTCGTCGGCGACGGGTATCCGCTGGTCCTGGCGGGCCACACGCACGGCGGGCAGCTGGCGGTCCCGTTCTACGGCGCCCTCGTGACGAACTGCGACCTCGACACGTCCCGCGTGAAGGGCCTGACCACGTGGGGGTACGACGGTCGCCAGGCGGCGCTGCACGTGTCGGCCGGCCTCGGTACGTCGCCGTACGCGCCGGTCCGATTCGCGTGCCGGCCGGAGGCGACATTGCTCACACTGGTGCCGCGGATAAACCCGATTTCGTCCGGGCGCTGAGCCCATGTAAGCTACTCGCGACTTCGGGCTGTGGCGCAGCTTGGTAGCGCGCTTCGTTCGGGACGAAGAGGTCGCAGGTTCAAATCCTGTCAGCCCGACCACCATTGAGGGTCAGTCACTGCGGTGACTGACCCTCAGTGCGTTCGGAGCGTCTCGGAGGAGCTTGGGGTGAGCGGGGCCGACCACTACGAGGTGCTGAACGTCGAGCGCACGGCGAGCACCGCGGAGATCAAGTCCGCGTACCGGAAGCTGGTCCGCCAGGTCCATCCGGACCAGGGCGGCAACGCGGCGCTGTTCCGCCTCGTGCAGGAAGCCTGGAGCACCCTGTCCGACCCGGCGAAGCGGGCGGCGTACGACCGTCACCTCGACAGCCGATCCGGTACGACGACCGACGACCCGCCCCGCACCACCCACCGCGAGCCCGACCCCGCGCCGGAGCCCGAGGACCCCTTCACCTGGTCCACCGACCAGCCCTGGTCGACCCAGCAGCCGTGGTCGGAGCAGCCGCAGCCCCAGCAACCGCAGTCCGGGCAGCCGCACTCCGACGAGGCCCAGGAGTCGCTGCAGCCCGTCGACGCGGGCCCGATCCAGGTCCGTCCTTCGTTCGGCCGCTGGCGGCTCCCGGCGCTCGTGACCCTGGCGGTGTGGACCGCCCTGCACGTCGGCAGCTACATCAGCGGCGGTGTCCACGACGTCTGGGACATCGTTCTCGGCGTCGGCCAGCTCGGCATGATCGTGGTCGCGATCCCTCCGCACTGGAGCAGACGAATTCCGCTCGGCGGGCTGTTCAAGGTTCTCGGCATCCTCACCGCAGTCCTGTTCCTGCTGATGCTGCTGTTCGCGAAGTCCGCCTGGGCCGGCCCTGCCCGGATCCTGGTCATCGCGCTCCTCGCCGGACTCGTGATCGTCCGGTTCCTCACCGGTCGCTGGTCCAAGCAGCATGCGCTGGACAAGGCGATCGACCGGCAGGCGGCGTACGAGTTCAACCTCTGGGGCCGCCCCGGCGAACCCCTCGTGGACACCACACTCGCCGCACCGATCACGCAGTACGACGTGATGCTGCAACGGCGTACCGCCAACCTCCTCGACCCCGTGGTCGCCGCACTACCCGCCGCCAAGCTGGTGCACGGTGCGCAGCTAGGCGCGATGGTCGTCGACCACCTCCTGCTCAACGGCCACCGTGCCGCACTGATCCTCTCGCTGGTAGGCCCACCCGGCACCTACTCACTCGACGCGTACGGCGGCCTCCTGCACAACGGCCAGCCCTTCGACAGCCCAGCACCCGCCCTGGAGGGCGCAGTCCAGTCCTGGCGCGCCCGGCTCCGACAGGTCGACGTACACGGCTTCCTGATCATCCGCTCGGACACAGGCCGCGTCACGACCCAGACCCGCCCCGACTCCACCGTCACCTGCCTGTCCACCCAAACCGCCGCCCACGACCTCCTCACCTGGCTACAACCAGAAGGCAACATGGTCGACCGCCAGATCCTGTACGACGTCCTCCACCGCGCACCGTACGGCCTAATGTGAAGGTATGCAGCGGGTTGAGCTCGGTGAGGTGGAGTACGAGGTCGCGGCGAAGGACATGCGGGGGTGGGTGGAGGAGCGGGTCGAGGGTCGCGCCGAGGACCGGCTGTTTCTGCTGAGTCATCCGCCTGTCATCACGTACGGTCCGCGGACCGTGCTCGACGATCTGCCGGCGGAGGCGGCCGGGATTCCTGCTGTCGCGGTCGATCGTGGTGGGTTCGCGACGTACCACGG includes:
- a CDS encoding metallophosphoesterase — protein: MSLRGIASATLKTTAVVGAVGAACVAYAAGIEVRWFTLRRVTVPVLPEGTAPLKVLHLSDLHLMPAQEKKIRWVNDLAALEPDLIVNTGDNLASEHSVRPLLRAYGDLLDLPGVFVFGSNDYWKPHFKNPGKYLLPAHKQRHKPHGPDLPFEEMRRAFTGAGWTDLNNAKSSLKVNGLRLDFAGTDDPHIRRDRYDEVAGEIDPAADLSIGVTHAPYQRVLNGFVGDGYPLVLAGHTHGGQLAVPFYGALVTNCDLDTSRVKGLTTWGYDGRQAALHVSAGLGTSPYAPVRFACRPEATLLTLVPRINPISSGR
- a CDS encoding DnaJ domain-containing protein yields the protein MSGADHYEVLNVERTASTAEIKSAYRKLVRQVHPDQGGNAALFRLVQEAWSTLSDPAKRAAYDRHLDSRSGTTTDDPPRTTHREPDPAPEPEDPFTWSTDQPWSTQQPWSEQPQPQQPQSGQPHSDEAQESLQPVDAGPIQVRPSFGRWRLPALVTLAVWTALHVGSYISGGVHDVWDIVLGVGQLGMIVVAIPPHWSRRIPLGGLFKVLGILTAVLFLLMLLFAKSAWAGPARILVIALLAGLVIVRFLTGRWSKQHALDKAIDRQAAYEFNLWGRPGEPLVDTTLAAPITQYDVMLQRRTANLLDPVVAALPAAKLVHGAQLGAMVVDHLLLNGHRAALILSLVGPPGTYSLDAYGGLLHNGQPFDSPAPALEGAVQSWRARLRQVDVHGFLIIRSDTGRVTTQTRPDSTVTCLSTQTAAHDLLTWLQPEGNMVDRQILYDVLHRAPYGLM